In one Bacteroidota bacterium genomic region, the following are encoded:
- a CDS encoding ATP-binding protein — protein sequence MPENKRIYYNSIPSHMFFAVHPLKKMILEGEGVTQDFKKTITNPRKIAKSLVAFANTRGGRLLVGVRDNGSIAGADVHEEGHMIEAAANFFCDPPIRYELFQHEYQGLRVLEVVIPESRTKPHRAKGEDDRCMVYIRVNDKSVLASKVVVDVLRREAAGEPTVIAYTDKEQALLDYLARHERISLAEYVRLVNTSRRTALRSLVNLVAAGVVRVHHTESPEFYTLA from the coding sequence ATGCCCGAAAATAAACGTATCTACTATAACTCAATTCCCTCGCATATGTTCTTTGCCGTGCATCCGCTGAAAAAAATGATCCTGGAGGGCGAGGGGGTAACCCAGGATTTCAAAAAAACCATCACCAACCCACGCAAGATTGCCAAAAGCCTCGTAGCCTTTGCCAACACACGGGGCGGCCGCCTGCTGGTGGGAGTGCGAGACAATGGTAGCATTGCCGGTGCCGACGTGCATGAGGAGGGCCACATGATAGAGGCTGCTGCCAACTTTTTTTGCGACCCCCCGATACGGTATGAGCTATTTCAGCACGAATACCAGGGGCTGCGCGTGCTGGAGGTGGTGATACCCGAAAGCCGGACCAAGCCCCACCGGGCCAAGGGGGAAGACGACCGCTGCATGGTATACATCCGCGTGAATGACAAGAGCGTGCTGGCCAGCAAGGTGGTGGTGGATGTACTGCGGCGCGAAGCAGCGGGCGAACCTACTGTAATAGCGTACACGGATAAGGAACAGGCCCTGCTAGACTACCTGGCCCGCCATGAGCGCATTAGCCTGGCAGAGTATGTGCGGCTGGTAAACACCAGCCGCCGCACCGCACTGCGTAGCCTGGTCAACCTGGTAGCCGCCGGGGTGGTTCGTGTACACCACACCGAAAGCCCTGAGTTCTACACGCTAGCCTAG
- a CDS encoding AhpC/TSA family protein — translation MKKQFYLIVLLALAGFANAQTAKAPANQKEALEQTSAQLAPHIPEEIMGDFGAQMQALEASGIVKNAVQVGQKAPDFHLTNAAGKQVSLKKMLKDGPVILTFYRGSWCPFCNVQLAYLQQSLPDFKRYNATLVALSPQLPDSSLTLKERKKLSYEVLTDPSAKVAGDYKVLYKITPEVQADLSKMVGFENYYNKDKGYYELPLAATYLIGKDGIVKYAYLDVNWTKRAEPADIVKVLKTL, via the coding sequence ATGAAAAAGCAATTCTATCTTATCGTTTTACTCGCACTCGCAGGTTTTGCCAATGCACAAACGGCCAAGGCACCCGCGAATCAAAAAGAGGCACTGGAGCAGACATCCGCCCAGCTGGCACCCCACATCCCGGAAGAGATAATGGGTGACTTCGGAGCTCAGATGCAAGCGCTGGAAGCCTCGGGCATCGTAAAAAATGCCGTGCAGGTTGGCCAGAAGGCCCCCGACTTCCACTTGACTAATGCCGCCGGCAAGCAAGTAAGCCTGAAAAAAATGCTGAAAGATGGCCCGGTTATCCTCACTTTCTACCGTGGTAGCTGGTGCCCCTTCTGCAACGTACAGCTGGCCTACCTGCAGCAGTCGCTGCCCGACTTCAAGCGCTACAATGCTACCCTGGTGGCCCTGTCTCCTCAGCTGCCCGATAGCAGCCTAACGCTGAAGGAGCGCAAAAAGCTGAGCTACGAGGTGCTGACTGACCCGAGTGCTAAGGTGGCAGGCGACTACAAGGTGCTCTATAAAATAACCCCAGAAGTACAGGCTGACCTAAGCAAAATGGTAGGCTTCGAAAACTACTACAACAAGGATAAAGGCTACTACGAGCTACCGCTGGCGGCCACCTATTTGATCGGCAAAGACGGTATCGTAAAGTATGCCTACCTGGACGTGAACTGGACCAAGCGTGCCGAACCTGCGGATATTGTTAAAGTGCTCAAGACGCTGTAA
- a CDS encoding ATP-binding protein, translating to MAILKRILQAGIHPGLDTETRQNVSMLNVFALVMVGYMLVAMASTAPVFGLSISLLLLFSWALLSACCIYLNHRRYYQLARNLFSESYLFNVALASVAVSSVNYMDIRIVCVAFMVISSVTFPHSSRWIYVHQAVMLVNAVFLQEIVAGLHFLFGYGFLYPLTPAFIPYMVLAMVALGMIVVLNKRRTQYAHSMAETTRALAAVQQQSQEMEVQQEELRQNNEELFATQEQMRQTQQVLLVQARELEEKGMLIARQHRLEQSAARVAELSRWGAGMDLQAWGAPILDYLATAVGATHASLYVAEAEAPNHLLRQVAGHAIPVNGAAEIHEGEGLLGQCLKDRQDRYLVLDDKLDTYVATSLVSVVPRHYYIQPLVYQGQVYGALELVALEAISEEHMNLLSTACAAIAANLQSAVANQRIRLLLNETQQKNQQLQQHEEELRQNYEELKAAQEEMTRAQLELERLNENLEQRVAERTAALEHAMDEVKATQNQLVLREKMVTLGVLVAGVAHEINTPIGAVRASADNLLDNLPTVVSGFPALLQRMPQRLTGELTALLDKLLAPSADKAPLTSREQRQLRKALAQHLEERGVPEPETYAQTLVESGYRHDTLEEITLLTSEYSREVSQLIYAVCQIRANVENISIASDKTKKIVYALKNYSRAERSEYYVAVDLAQNIDTILTLYQGQMKQGVEVEFDVLARPIVLANPDALGQIWTNLISNSLQAMKYHGQMRIVLDQQAGQAIVRIVDNGPGVPEELQQKIFEPFFTTKGAGEGTGLGLDICKKILETYGGYIELESRPGQTEFRVLLPLAGGEA from the coding sequence ATGGCCATACTCAAGCGAATCTTACAGGCGGGCATACACCCGGGCCTGGATACGGAAACCCGGCAGAACGTATCCATGCTGAATGTTTTTGCCCTCGTCATGGTGGGCTACATGCTGGTTGCCATGGCTTCCACGGCTCCGGTTTTCGGCCTGTCTATCTCCCTTCTCTTGCTTTTCTCGTGGGCCCTGCTCAGTGCCTGCTGCATTTATCTCAATCACAGGCGGTACTATCAGCTTGCCCGCAACCTCTTTTCCGAGAGCTATCTGTTCAACGTAGCGCTAGCCTCGGTTGCGGTTTCTAGCGTGAATTACATGGATATCCGGATCGTTTGTGTGGCCTTTATGGTCATCTCCTCGGTCACCTTCCCGCATAGTAGCCGGTGGATATACGTGCACCAGGCTGTTATGCTGGTCAACGCGGTGTTTTTGCAAGAGATCGTGGCGGGCTTACATTTCCTGTTTGGCTACGGTTTTCTTTACCCCCTTACGCCTGCCTTTATTCCCTACATGGTGCTTGCCATGGTGGCCCTGGGCATGATTGTGGTGCTGAACAAGCGCCGGACGCAGTATGCACACAGCATGGCCGAAACGACCCGGGCACTGGCTGCCGTGCAGCAGCAGTCGCAGGAGATGGAGGTACAGCAGGAGGAGTTACGCCAAAACAACGAAGAGCTGTTTGCTACCCAGGAGCAAATGCGGCAGACCCAGCAGGTGCTGCTCGTGCAGGCGCGCGAGCTGGAGGAGAAGGGGATGCTGATAGCCCGGCAGCACAGGCTGGAGCAGTCAGCAGCCAGGGTGGCCGAGCTTTCGCGCTGGGGGGCAGGTATGGACCTGCAGGCATGGGGTGCCCCCATCCTGGACTACCTGGCCACCGCCGTGGGTGCCACCCATGCCAGCCTGTACGTAGCGGAGGCCGAGGCTCCAAACCACCTGCTGCGCCAGGTGGCGGGCCATGCCATACCCGTGAATGGGGCCGCAGAAATACACGAAGGCGAGGGACTGCTGGGCCAATGCCTGAAAGACAGGCAAGACCGGTACCTGGTGCTGGATGACAAGCTCGACACCTATGTGGCCACCAGCCTGGTATCGGTTGTGCCCCGGCACTACTACATCCAGCCCCTGGTGTACCAGGGCCAGGTGTATGGGGCGCTGGAACTGGTGGCCCTGGAGGCTATAAGCGAGGAGCACATGAACCTGCTGAGCACAGCCTGCGCGGCCATAGCGGCCAACCTGCAGAGTGCGGTGGCCAATCAGCGCATCCGGCTATTGCTGAACGAAACGCAGCAGAAGAACCAGCAGCTGCAGCAGCACGAGGAAGAGCTACGCCAAAACTACGAGGAGCTGAAGGCCGCGCAAGAAGAAATGACACGCGCGCAGCTGGAGCTGGAACGCCTGAACGAAAACCTGGAACAGCGCGTGGCCGAGCGCACTGCTGCACTGGAGCACGCTATGGATGAGGTGAAGGCCACCCAGAACCAGCTGGTGCTGCGCGAAAAAATGGTCACCTTGGGTGTGCTGGTGGCAGGTGTGGCGCACGAAATAAACACACCGATAGGGGCCGTGCGTGCCAGTGCCGACAACCTGCTGGATAACCTGCCGACTGTGGTTTCCGGCTTTCCGGCCCTACTGCAGCGGATGCCACAGCGCCTGACCGGGGAGCTAACCGCCCTGCTGGACAAGCTGCTTGCACCAAGTGCAGATAAGGCCCCCCTCACCAGCCGCGAGCAGCGCCAGCTGCGCAAAGCCCTCGCCCAGCACCTGGAAGAAAGAGGCGTGCCAGAGCCGGAAACCTACGCCCAAACCCTGGTGGAGAGCGGATACAGGCACGACACGCTGGAGGAAATAACCCTGCTGACAAGTGAGTATAGCCGCGAAGTGAGCCAGCTGATCTATGCAGTCTGCCAGATTCGGGCGAACGTGGAAAACATATCCATCGCTTCGGACAAGACCAAGAAAATAGTATATGCACTGAAGAACTACAGCCGGGCAGAGCGCAGCGAATACTACGTGGCGGTAGACCTGGCCCAGAATATAGATACCATCCTGACCCTGTACCAGGGCCAGATGAAGCAGGGTGTGGAGGTGGAGTTTGACGTGCTGGCACGGCCCATTGTGCTGGCTAACCCGGATGCCCTGGGCCAGATATGGACCAACCTGATCAGCAACAGCCTGCAGGCCATGAAGTACCACGGCCAGATGCGCATAGTGCTGGATCAGCAGGCTGGCCAAGCCATTGTACGGATCGTGGACAATGGCCCAGGTGTACCAGAGGAGCTACAGCAAAAAATCTTTGAGCCCTTCTTTACCACAAAGGGGGCAGGCGAGGGTACAGGCCTGGGCCTGGATATTTGCAAAAAAATTTTGGAAACCTACGGGGGCTATATAGAGCTGGAGAGCAGGCCCGGCCAAACCGAGTTTCGGGTATTGCTGCCGCTGGCAGGCGGGGAGGCCTAG
- a CDS encoding methylmalonyl-CoA mutase family protein, whose product MQAVAPYKTKHQVRIVTAASLFDGHDAAINIMRRILQGSGAEVIHLGHNRSAEEVVNAAIQEDAQAIAITSYQGGHVEYFKYMYDLLKQRGASHIRIFGGGGGTILPEEIAELHAYGIARIYSPDDGRALGLQGMINNLLEQSDFLTVASLNGEVKRLQDKNPLAIARTISLVENDENQAKQVLASLPTSTKNIPILGITGTGGAGKSSLTDELVRRYLLDFPDKTVAILSVDPSKRKSGGALLGDRIRMNSIFSSRVFMRSFATREANISLSRHVRDAIAVVRAAEYDLVIVETAGIGQSDSQITEVADVALYVMTPEFGAATQLEKIDMIDYADLIAINKFDKRGALDAQRDVAKTYQRSRQLWEQPLEQMPVYGTIASQFNDPGMNTLYRAIMDTLVARTGADLKSGFDLAQLPSEKIYIIPPDRTRYLAEIAEESDRYNQWVDRQAGLARQAYQLHGSLHLLEREGSESAAVKILYDKVWDRLDASCRSILVGWEAKHDQYKGEYYTYTVRGKEIKVRNHTESLSHLQIPKVVLPKYQDWGDILRWVLTENVPGEFPYAGGVYPFKRTGEDPTRMFAGEGGPERTNKRFHYVSLGMPAARLSTAFDSVTLYGEDPHHRPDIYGKIGNSGVSIASLDDAKKLYSGFDLCAPTTSVSMTINGPAPMLLSFFLNAAIDQQCELYIKQNGLEAEVEQKIAAIYAARGAERPRYQGALPQGNNGLGLLLLGVTGDQVLPADVYARLRTQALQSVRGTVQADILKEDQAQNTCIFSTEFALRMMGDIQQYFIDQQVRNFYSVSISGYHISEAGANPITQLALTLSNGFTYVEYYLSRGMDINAFAPNLSFFFSNGMDPEYSVIGRVARRIWAKAMRNKYGADARSQMLKYHIQTSGRSLHAQEIDFNDIRTTLQALYAIYDNCNSLHTNAYDEAITTPTEESVRRAMAIQLIINRELGLAKNENPLQGSFIIEELTDLVEEAVLAEFRRISERGGVLGAMETMYQRNKIQEESLHYEMQKHTGELPIIGVNTFLSKDGSPTLIPGEVIRATTEEKEAQIQAVQAQQQRNAPEASQAMQHLQHTAVTHGNLFAALMDAARWCTLGQMSQALYQVGGQYRRNM is encoded by the coding sequence ATGCAAGCTGTAGCCCCCTATAAAACCAAGCACCAGGTACGCATCGTTACCGCCGCCAGCCTGTTCGATGGGCACGATGCTGCCATCAACATCATGCGCCGCATCCTGCAGGGCAGCGGGGCCGAGGTCATCCACCTGGGCCACAACCGGTCGGCCGAGGAAGTGGTAAATGCCGCCATACAAGAGGACGCCCAGGCCATAGCCATCACCAGCTACCAGGGCGGCCACGTAGAGTACTTCAAGTACATGTACGACCTGCTGAAGCAGCGGGGAGCTAGTCATATACGCATTTTCGGTGGCGGGGGAGGGACCATCCTGCCCGAGGAGATTGCCGAACTGCATGCCTATGGCATAGCCCGCATCTACAGCCCAGACGACGGACGAGCCCTGGGCCTGCAGGGTATGATAAACAACCTGCTGGAGCAGAGCGACTTCCTGACCGTGGCTAGCCTGAATGGAGAGGTGAAACGGCTGCAGGACAAAAACCCCCTGGCCATAGCCCGCACCATCAGCCTGGTAGAAAATGATGAAAACCAGGCCAAACAGGTGCTGGCCAGCCTGCCCACGTCCACCAAGAACATCCCCATCCTGGGAATAACCGGCACCGGCGGTGCCGGCAAAAGCAGCCTGACGGACGAGCTGGTGCGCCGCTACCTGCTGGACTTCCCGGATAAGACCGTGGCCATACTCAGTGTGGACCCCAGCAAGCGAAAAAGTGGGGGGGCCCTGCTGGGCGACCGCATCCGCATGAACAGCATCTTCAGCAGCCGGGTTTTCATGCGCAGCTTCGCTACCCGCGAGGCCAACATCAGCCTCAGCCGCCATGTGCGCGATGCCATTGCAGTGGTACGCGCCGCCGAGTACGACCTGGTGATCGTAGAAACAGCCGGCATAGGCCAGAGCGATAGCCAGATAACCGAGGTGGCCGACGTAGCCCTGTATGTAATGACCCCCGAGTTTGGTGCCGCCACCCAGCTGGAGAAGATCGACATGATCGACTACGCCGACCTCATCGCCATCAACAAGTTTGACAAACGCGGAGCCCTGGACGCGCAGCGCGATGTAGCCAAAACCTACCAGCGCAGCCGCCAGCTGTGGGAGCAGCCCCTGGAGCAGATGCCCGTGTATGGCACCATAGCCAGCCAGTTTAACGACCCGGGCATGAACACCCTGTACCGCGCCATAATGGACACCCTGGTGGCACGCACCGGTGCCGACCTGAAGAGTGGCTTCGACCTGGCCCAGCTACCTAGCGAAAAGATCTACATCATCCCCCCCGACCGCACCCGCTACCTGGCCGAGATAGCCGAAGAAAGCGACCGCTACAACCAGTGGGTAGACCGCCAGGCTGGGCTGGCACGCCAGGCCTATCAGCTGCACGGCAGCCTGCACCTGCTGGAGAGAGAGGGCAGTGAATCCGCAGCTGTAAAAATACTCTACGACAAGGTGTGGGATCGCCTGGATGCCAGCTGTCGCAGTATCCTGGTCGGCTGGGAGGCCAAGCACGACCAGTACAAGGGTGAGTACTACACCTACACGGTGCGGGGCAAGGAGATCAAGGTACGCAACCATACCGAAAGCCTGAGCCACCTGCAGATACCCAAGGTAGTACTGCCCAAGTACCAAGACTGGGGCGACATCCTGCGCTGGGTGCTGACCGAGAACGTGCCCGGCGAGTTCCCCTACGCAGGCGGGGTATACCCCTTCAAGCGCACGGGCGAGGACCCCACCCGTATGTTTGCCGGTGAGGGGGGCCCCGAGCGGACGAACAAGCGCTTCCACTACGTGAGCTTGGGCATGCCCGCCGCCCGCCTCAGCACTGCCTTCGACAGCGTAACCCTGTACGGCGAAGACCCCCACCACCGGCCCGACATCTACGGCAAGATTGGCAACAGCGGTGTCTCTATTGCCAGCCTGGATGATGCCAAGAAGCTGTATTCCGGCTTCGACCTGTGTGCCCCCACCACCAGCGTGAGCATGACCATCAACGGGCCAGCCCCCATGCTGCTCAGCTTCTTCCTGAACGCCGCCATAGACCAGCAGTGCGAGCTCTACATCAAGCAAAATGGCCTGGAGGCCGAGGTGGAGCAGAAGATTGCGGCTATCTATGCTGCGAGGGGTGCCGAGCGCCCCCGCTACCAGGGCGCACTGCCCCAGGGCAACAACGGCCTGGGCCTGCTGCTGCTGGGGGTAACCGGAGACCAGGTGCTGCCGGCCGACGTATATGCCCGCCTGCGCACCCAGGCACTACAGTCTGTGCGCGGCACCGTGCAGGCCGACATCCTGAAGGAAGACCAAGCCCAAAACACCTGCATCTTCAGTACCGAGTTTGCCCTGCGCATGATGGGCGACATCCAGCAGTACTTTATCGACCAGCAGGTGCGCAATTTCTACAGCGTATCCATCAGCGGCTACCACATTAGCGAGGCCGGGGCCAACCCCATCACCCAGCTGGCCCTCACCCTCAGCAATGGATTTACCTACGTGGAGTACTACCTGAGCCGGGGCATGGACATCAATGCCTTTGCCCCCAACCTCAGCTTCTTCTTTAGCAACGGCATGGACCCCGAGTACAGCGTGATAGGCCGCGTAGCCCGCCGCATATGGGCCAAGGCCATGCGCAACAAATATGGGGCCGATGCACGCAGCCAGATGCTGAAGTACCATATACAGACCAGCGGACGCAGCCTGCATGCCCAGGAGATCGACTTCAACGACATACGCACCACCCTGCAGGCCCTCTATGCCATATACGATAACTGCAACAGCCTGCACACCAACGCCTACGACGAGGCCATAACCACCCCCACCGAGGAGAGCGTACGCCGGGCCATGGCCATCCAGCTCATTATAAACCGCGAGCTGGGCCTGGCCAAAAACGAAAACCCCCTGCAGGGCAGCTTCATCATAGAGGAGCTGACCGACCTGGTGGAAGAAGCCGTGCTGGCCGAGTTTCGCCGCATAAGCGAGCGCGGTGGCGTGCTGGGTGCCATGGAGACCATGTATCAGCGCAACAAGATACAGGAAGAGAGCCTGCACTACGAGATGCAAAAGCACACGGGCGAGCTACCCATTATCGGCGTCAATACCTTCCTGAGCAAGGACGGAAGCCCTACCCTGATACCCGGCGAGGTAATCCGCGCCACCACCGAGGAGAAGGAGGCGCAGATACAGGCCGTACAGGCCCAGCAGCAGCGCAATGCCCCCGAGGCCAGCCAGGCCATGCAGCACCTGCAGCATACCGCCGTTACCCATGGCAACCTCTTTGCAGCCCTGATGGACGCCGCCAGGTGGTGCACCCTGGGCCAGATGAGCCAAGCCCTGTACCAGGTGGGTGGCCAGTACCGCCGGAATATGTAG
- a CDS encoding serine hydroxymethyltransferase encodes MYPQGIGIGARDEIFGIIEQELHRQQEGIELIASENFVSPSVMQAMGTCLTNKYAEGLPGKRYYGGCQYVDLAEDLARERLKKLFGAEWANVQPHSGAQANAAVMLGVLKPGDKIMGFDLSHGGHLTHGSPVNFSGKLYQPVFYGVERETGRINYDTIRRLADQERPRLLIAGASSYSRDWDYRQMREIADSVGALLMADIAHPAGIIAVGLLNDPLPHCHIVTSTTHKTLRGPRGGIILMGKDFENPMGQKDPKGNLKPMSAILDGAVFPGTQGGPLMHVIAAKAVAFGEALHPSFAVYQKQTRANAQAMAAAFSSRGYEIISGGTDNHCILIDLRNKNLTGKLAENTLVKADITVNKNMVPFDTQSPFVTSGIRIGTPAITSRGLTEAQMDGIVDLIDRVLKKPEDEANLKAVKAEVNRLMENYPLPYSHQVVTTR; translated from the coding sequence ATGTATCCACAAGGAATAGGCATTGGCGCCCGGGATGAGATCTTCGGCATCATAGAGCAAGAACTGCACCGCCAGCAGGAGGGGATTGAACTGATTGCAAGTGAGAACTTTGTGAGTCCCTCCGTTATGCAGGCCATGGGCACCTGCCTGACCAACAAGTATGCCGAGGGGCTACCAGGCAAGCGCTACTACGGGGGCTGCCAGTACGTAGACCTGGCAGAGGACCTGGCCCGCGAGCGGCTGAAAAAACTGTTTGGTGCCGAATGGGCGAACGTACAGCCCCACAGCGGTGCCCAGGCCAATGCTGCCGTGATGCTGGGTGTGCTAAAGCCCGGCGACAAGATTATGGGCTTTGACCTGAGCCACGGCGGGCACCTTACGCATGGCAGTCCTGTAAACTTCAGCGGCAAGCTATACCAGCCCGTGTTCTACGGCGTAGAGCGAGAGACCGGCCGTATCAACTACGACACCATCCGCAGGCTGGCCGATCAGGAACGGCCCAGGCTACTCATTGCCGGAGCCAGCAGCTATAGCCGAGATTGGGACTACCGGCAGATGCGCGAGATAGCCGATAGCGTGGGGGCCCTGCTGATGGCAGACATAGCCCACCCGGCTGGCATAATCGCCGTAGGCCTACTGAACGATCCGCTGCCCCACTGCCACATCGTTACCAGCACCACCCACAAAACCCTGCGTGGGCCACGGGGCGGAATCATCCTGATGGGCAAGGACTTTGAAAACCCAATGGGGCAAAAAGACCCCAAGGGCAACCTGAAGCCCATGAGTGCCATACTGGACGGTGCCGTGTTTCCGGGCACCCAGGGCGGGCCGCTCATGCATGTTATTGCAGCCAAGGCGGTCGCCTTTGGCGAGGCACTGCACCCCAGTTTTGCCGTCTACCAGAAGCAGACCCGGGCCAACGCCCAGGCCATGGCTGCGGCCTTCTCCAGCCGGGGATACGAAATCATCAGCGGAGGAACTGACAATCACTGCATCCTGATCGACCTCCGGAACAAGAACCTGACCGGAAAGCTGGCCGAAAACACCCTGGTGAAAGCCGATATTACCGTAAACAAGAACATGGTACCCTTCGATACACAAAGCCCTTTTGTTACCAGTGGCATCCGCATAGGCACGCCGGCTATTACCAGCCGTGGACTGACAGAAGCGCAGATGGACGGCATTGTGGACCTGATAGACCGGGTACTGAAAAAACCCGAGGACGAAGCAAACCTGAAAGCCGTAAAGGCGGAGGTAAACCGGCTGATGGAAAACTACCCCCTACCCTACAGCCACCAGGTAGTAACCACCCGATAA